The following are encoded together in the Oceaniferula flava genome:
- a CDS encoding Fur family transcriptional regulator → MDNKVTRAKSTDLPKVKGLRMTRQRSEVFNVLMAHRDHPTAGEVFDRAKQNMPSISLATVYNCLETLVQHGVVRQVNFERESSRYCPNLSEHAHLHDEASGKIIDIPLKQGASLSDLLDLPEGAQIDNLEITLRGRVPQG, encoded by the coding sequence ATGGACAACAAAGTGACTCGCGCAAAATCAACAGACCTACCGAAGGTAAAGGGGCTGCGGATGACGCGTCAGCGCAGCGAGGTGTTCAACGTCCTCATGGCCCACCGCGATCACCCAACAGCTGGTGAGGTCTTTGACCGCGCCAAGCAGAACATGCCCAGCATCTCGCTCGCCACCGTTTATAACTGCCTGGAAACCCTGGTGCAGCACGGCGTTGTCCGTCAGGTTAACTTCGAACGCGAATCATCACGCTATTGCCCGAATCTCTCCGAGCACGCGCATTTGCATGATGAAGCCAGCGGTAAAATCATCGACATCCCTCTCAAACAAGGTGCCAGCCTGAGCGATCTTCTCGACCTCCCCGAAGGTGCTCAAATCGACAACCTGGAAATCACCCTGCGTGGTCGTGTGCCACAAGGCTAG